In one Caballeronia sp. M1242 genomic region, the following are encoded:
- a CDS encoding aldehyde dehydrogenase (NADP(+)), producing the protein MMITGDMLIGATAVRGTDASLRAFDPARNVDLEPVFGGGGAAEVGRACELADAAFDPYRQAPLETRAQLLEAIADNILGMGDALIERAQAESALAKARLEGERARTVAQLRLFASLVREGRWLAATLDSAQPERKPAPRPDLRLQKIPVGPVAVFGASNFPLAFSVAGGDTAAALAAGCPVVVKSHPAHLGTSEMVGRAVQKAVAETGLHEGVFSLVVGAGNAIGEALVAHPAIKAVGFTGSRRGGLALMEIAAKRSEPIPVFAEMSSVNPMFALPGALATRGESLAAGYIDSVTLGVGQFCTNPGLVFALADAKLDAFVDHATAALEKKDAQTMLTAGIAAAYEDGIRHRDDSGAQRVATGKETEAASGALPALYRVSAEQFLATPHLADEIFGPTSVIVACEDEDQMIAVARQLEGQLTATLLMDNDDIDFARRLLPVLERKAGRILANGFPTGVEVSYAMVHGGPYPATSDGRSTSVGAMAIERFLRPVCYQDLPAALLPQALADENPLNLWRLRDGELGPN; encoded by the coding sequence ATGATGATCACCGGAGACATGCTCATCGGCGCGACGGCCGTGCGGGGCACGGACGCCTCGCTGCGCGCCTTCGACCCGGCGCGCAACGTCGATCTCGAACCCGTGTTCGGCGGCGGCGGGGCGGCGGAAGTCGGGCGCGCGTGCGAACTGGCCGACGCCGCGTTCGATCCGTACCGCCAGGCGCCGCTGGAGACGCGCGCGCAACTGCTGGAAGCGATCGCGGACAACATCCTCGGAATGGGCGATGCGCTCATCGAGCGCGCGCAGGCCGAATCCGCGCTGGCGAAGGCGCGGCTCGAAGGCGAACGCGCCCGCACCGTCGCGCAGTTGCGGCTCTTTGCGTCGCTCGTGCGCGAAGGGCGCTGGCTCGCGGCGACGCTCGATTCCGCGCAGCCGGAGCGCAAGCCCGCGCCGCGCCCGGACCTGCGCTTGCAGAAGATCCCGGTCGGACCGGTCGCCGTGTTCGGCGCGAGCAATTTCCCGCTGGCGTTTTCGGTGGCGGGCGGCGACACGGCGGCTGCGCTGGCAGCGGGCTGTCCGGTCGTCGTGAAGTCGCATCCGGCGCATCTCGGCACCTCCGAGATGGTCGGGCGCGCGGTGCAGAAGGCCGTCGCCGAGACGGGCCTGCATGAAGGCGTGTTCTCGCTCGTCGTCGGGGCGGGCAATGCCATCGGCGAGGCGCTCGTCGCGCATCCGGCCATCAAGGCGGTCGGTTTCACGGGCTCGCGGCGCGGCGGGCTGGCGCTGATGGAAATCGCAGCGAAGCGCTCTGAGCCGATCCCGGTCTTCGCGGAAATGAGCAGCGTCAACCCGATGTTCGCGCTGCCGGGCGCGCTCGCCACGCGCGGCGAGTCGCTTGCGGCGGGCTACATCGACTCGGTGACGCTCGGCGTCGGACAGTTCTGCACGAACCCGGGCCTCGTGTTCGCGCTCGCGGACGCGAAGCTCGACGCTTTCGTAGATCACGCGACAGCCGCGCTCGAAAAGAAGGACGCGCAGACCATGCTCACCGCAGGCATCGCGGCGGCGTACGAGGACGGCATCCGGCATCGCGACGATTCGGGCGCGCAGCGCGTCGCGACGGGAAAGGAGACAGAGGCGGCGAGCGGCGCGCTGCCGGCGCTGTATCGGGTGAGCGCGGAGCAGTTTCTCGCGACGCCGCATCTCGCCGACGAGATCTTCGGGCCGACGTCCGTGATCGTCGCGTGCGAGGACGAGGACCAGATGATCGCGGTGGCGCGTCAGCTCGAAGGCCAGCTGACGGCGACGCTGCTGATGGATAACGACGACATCGACTTCGCGCGGCGTCTGTTGCCGGTGCTCGAACGCAAGGCCGGGCGGATTCTGGCGAACGGCTTTCCGACGGGCGTCGAGGTGTCGTACGCGATGGTTCACGGCGGCCCGTATCCGGCGACATCCGATGGCCGCTCGACATCGGTCGGCGCGATGGCGATCGAGCGTTTTCTGCGGCCGGTGTGCTATCAGGACTTGCCGGCGGCGCTCTTGCCCCAGGCGCTCGCCGACGAAAACCCGCTGAATCTCTGGCGCCTGCGCGATGGCGAACTGGGGCCGAACTGA
- a CDS encoding DUF3005 domain-containing protein has translation MNNAESNEPQDRQAGRAADSPIKTPSTETAHIRVNDAKAAESGRDARPQAAQGEPAAAATDAAQRRPRGVDVLNDDTLDDTVDTDAKNIHAKREAEMLAREPDAVIFSNATLSNHVPEASGVLAGFDSRPGQKGFALAVANGYRVIDRGMVAPAVPDVEEHLRFVARDAHGHTLEGRTHYALNHLRPSRLIVIERS, from the coding sequence ATGAACAACGCCGAATCCAACGAGCCGCAAGACAGGCAAGCCGGCCGCGCGGCCGACAGTCCCATCAAGACGCCGTCGACGGAGACGGCGCACATCCGCGTGAACGATGCCAAAGCGGCGGAGTCCGGCCGCGACGCGCGTCCGCAAGCGGCGCAAGGCGAGCCAGCGGCGGCGGCGACGGATGCCGCGCAGCGCCGCCCGCGTGGCGTCGATGTGCTCAATGACGACACGCTCGACGACACCGTCGATACCGACGCGAAGAACATTCACGCGAAACGCGAAGCGGAAATGCTCGCGCGCGAACCCGACGCCGTGATCTTTTCGAATGCCACGCTATCGAATCATGTGCCCGAGGCGAGCGGCGTTCTGGCCGGTTTCGATAGCCGCCCGGGGCAAAAGGGGTTCGCGCTCGCGGTGGCGAACGGCTATCGCGTCATCGATCGGGGAATGGTCGCGCCCGCGGTGCCGGACGTCGAGGAACATCTGCGCTTCGTCGCGCGTGATGCGCACGGCCATACGCTGGAGGGGCGCACGCACTATGCGCTGAACCACTTGCGGCCGTCGCGGCTGATCGTGATTGAGCGGTCCTGA
- a CDS encoding SMP-30/gluconolactonase/LRE family protein, which translates to MTLSDRRYPDPAVRVLDPRFNALRIASASVECLYQGARWSEGPVWFGDGRYLLWSDIPNNRILRWDEESGQVSVFRKPSNNANGNTRDREGRLVTCEHLTRRVTRTEYDGSITVLADRYDGKPLNSPNDVVVKSDGSIWFSDPTFGIDGFYEGEKQPSELKPCVYRVDGQTGEITVMIDDFIGPNGLAFSPDESVLYVVESRSTPRKIIAFDVLDGGRALGKRREVIDAGPGTPDGFRVDIHGNLWCGWGMGDAELDGVRVFTPQGEAIGHIDLPERCANVCFGGRHRNRLFMAASHGLYSLYVNTQGAKGG; encoded by the coding sequence ATGACCCTTTCCGACCGCCGCTATCCCGACCCCGCCGTGCGCGTGCTCGATCCGCGTTTCAACGCGCTGCGCATCGCATCGGCGTCGGTCGAGTGTCTCTATCAGGGCGCGCGCTGGTCGGAAGGGCCGGTGTGGTTCGGCGACGGGCGGTATCTCTTGTGGAGCGACATACCGAACAACCGCATCCTGCGGTGGGACGAGGAAAGCGGGCAGGTCAGCGTGTTCCGCAAGCCGTCGAACAACGCGAACGGCAACACGCGCGACCGCGAAGGGCGGCTCGTGACCTGCGAGCATCTCACGCGGCGCGTGACGCGCACGGAGTACGACGGCTCCATCACCGTGCTCGCGGATCGCTATGACGGCAAGCCGCTCAATTCGCCGAACGATGTCGTCGTGAAGTCGGACGGCTCGATCTGGTTCAGCGATCCGACCTTCGGCATCGACGGCTTCTACGAAGGCGAGAAGCAGCCCTCGGAACTGAAGCCGTGCGTGTACCGCGTCGACGGCCAGACCGGCGAGATCACCGTGATGATCGACGACTTCATCGGCCCCAACGGACTCGCGTTTTCACCCGACGAATCGGTGCTGTACGTGGTGGAGTCGCGCTCGACGCCGCGCAAGATCATCGCGTTCGATGTGCTCGACGGCGGCCGCGCGCTCGGCAAGCGGCGCGAAGTCATCGACGCGGGTCCCGGCACGCCCGATGGCTTTCGCGTCGACATTCACGGCAATCTGTGGTGCGGCTGGGGCATGGGCGACGCCGAGCTCGACGGCGTGCGCGTCTTCACGCCGCAAGGCGAGGCGATCGGCCACATCGACCTGCCCGAGCGGTGCGCGAACGTGTGCTTCGGCGGACGGCATCGCAACCGGCTCTTCATGGCGGCGAGCCACGGGCTTTATTCGCTTTATGTGAACACGCAAGGGGCGAAGGGCGGTTAA
- a CDS encoding short chain dehydrogenase: MKIAVIGATGTVGRAVCAEFQPRHEVIEIGATRGAHRVNLLDLDSIKRLFDAIGRVDAIVATAGHVYFGELVKMTPEQFRLGLDDKLMGQVNLVLTARDYLNDGGSFTLTSGIVGAEPIRQGSSAAAVNGAIEGFVRGAAIELPRGLRINAVSPTMLEEARESFGPYFRGFEAASGARVALAYSRSVEGAETGRVYAVH; the protein is encoded by the coding sequence ATGAAAATCGCTGTCATCGGCGCGACCGGCACGGTAGGCCGGGCCGTCTGCGCCGAATTCCAACCGCGTCATGAAGTCATCGAGATCGGCGCGACGCGTGGCGCGCATCGCGTCAATCTGCTCGATCTGGACAGCATCAAGCGTCTTTTCGATGCCATCGGTCGGGTCGATGCGATTGTCGCCACGGCCGGTCATGTCTACTTCGGCGAGCTCGTCAAGATGACGCCCGAGCAGTTTCGCCTGGGCCTCGACGACAAGCTCATGGGCCAGGTCAACCTCGTGCTCACGGCGCGCGACTATCTCAACGACGGCGGCTCCTTCACGCTGACGAGCGGCATCGTCGGGGCGGAGCCGATCCGGCAAGGCTCGAGCGCGGCAGCCGTCAACGGCGCGATCGAAGGCTTCGTGCGCGGCGCGGCGATCGAACTGCCGCGCGGCCTGCGCATCAACGCCGTGAGCCCGACCATGCTCGAAGAAGCGCGCGAGAGCTTCGGGCCGTATTTCCGCGGCTTCGAGGCGGCGAGCGGCGCGCGCGTGGCATTGGCCTATAGCCGCAGCGTGGAAGGCGCGGAAACCGGCCGCGTGTATGCCGTGCATTGA
- a CDS encoding universal stress protein, whose amino-acid sequence MFKRILVAIDGSRTSQRAFQTALDLAVKHEAVMQPFYVVESGPLYMDVPGYDPSPLQAGLAEQGATLAREAGYAMKARGIAGSVVTADATASDDVASLILSAASTFNADLLVMGTHGRKGMQRLILGSVAERCLRQATLPVLLIPSAAGVPNVPDAADNP is encoded by the coding sequence ATGTTCAAACGCATCCTCGTCGCCATCGACGGCAGCCGCACGTCGCAACGCGCCTTCCAGACGGCGCTCGATCTCGCGGTCAAGCACGAGGCCGTCATGCAGCCGTTTTACGTCGTCGAAAGCGGGCCGCTCTACATGGACGTGCCCGGCTACGATCCGTCGCCGCTGCAGGCGGGGCTCGCCGAGCAAGGCGCGACGCTCGCCCGCGAGGCCGGCTACGCGATGAAAGCGCGCGGCATTGCCGGCAGCGTCGTGACCGCCGACGCCACCGCGAGCGACGACGTCGCCTCGCTGATTCTCTCGGCTGCCAGCACGTTCAATGCCGACCTGCTCGTGATGGGCACGCACGGCCGCAAGGGCATGCAACGGCTGATTCTCGGCAGCGTGGCCGAGCGTTGTCTGCGTCAGGCCACGCTGCCGGTGCTGTTGATTCCCTCGGCGGCAGGCGTTCCAAACGTTCCGGACGCCGCGGATAACCCATGA
- the epsC gene encoding serine O-acetyltransferase EpsC, with product MASPSRSVPPGTSPESSGAVTAPAPREWGLSRIVAELRESREQLHRTRHPLGIRELPSRDAIVKIVNGLRSALFPTHYGTPDLTDESVDYYVGQTLETTLRLLHEQIRRALRFLPEHRETSDAELSAKAFETAREFGAQLPAIRALLVSDILAAFSGDPAAQHITEILLCYPGVWAMMHHRLAHALHRLGVPLLARFINEIAHSLTGIDIHPGATIGPSFFIDHGTGVVIGETAIIGERVRVYQAVTLGAKSFPAGGDGMLVKGNARHPIVEDDVVIYAGATILGRVTIGKGSVIGGNVWLTHSVPPGSNVSQGKVREGTGADAPRNGFGA from the coding sequence ATGGCTTCGCCCAGCAGATCCGTGCCGCCCGGCACTTCGCCCGAATCATCCGGCGCCGTCACCGCTCCCGCACCGCGCGAATGGGGCTTGTCGCGCATCGTGGCGGAGTTGCGCGAGTCGCGCGAGCAACTGCATCGCACGCGCCATCCGCTCGGCATCCGCGAGCTGCCGTCGCGCGACGCCATCGTGAAGATCGTCAACGGGCTGCGCTCCGCGCTTTTTCCGACGCATTACGGCACGCCCGATCTCACCGACGAAAGCGTGGACTACTACGTCGGCCAGACGCTCGAAACCACGTTGCGCCTGCTGCACGAGCAGATTCGCCGCGCCTTGCGCTTTCTGCCGGAACATCGCGAGACGAGCGACGCCGAACTGAGCGCGAAGGCGTTCGAAACCGCGCGAGAATTCGGCGCGCAGCTGCCCGCAATCCGGGCGCTGCTCGTGTCGGACATACTGGCCGCGTTTTCGGGCGATCCGGCCGCGCAGCACATCACCGAGATTCTGCTGTGCTATCCCGGCGTGTGGGCCATGATGCATCATCGGCTCGCGCATGCGCTGCATCGTCTGGGCGTGCCGCTGCTCGCGCGCTTCATCAACGAGATCGCGCATTCGCTGACGGGCATCGACATTCACCCGGGCGCGACCATCGGCCCGAGCTTCTTCATCGATCACGGCACGGGCGTGGTGATCGGCGAGACGGCGATCATCGGCGAGCGCGTGCGCGTCTATCAGGCCGTGACGCTCGGCGCGAAGAGCTTTCCCGCCGGTGGCGACGGCATGCTCGTGAAGGGCAACGCGCGCCATCCTATCGTCGAGGACGATGTCGTGATCTACGCGGGCGCGACCATTCTCGGGCGCGTCACTATCGGCAAAGGTTCGGTGATCGGCGGCAACGTCTGGCTGACGCATAGCGTTCCGCCGGGCAGCAACGTGTCGCAAGGCAAGGTGCGCGAAGGCACGGGCGCCGATGCGCCGCGCAACGGCTTCGGCGCATGA
- a CDS encoding MFS transporter translates to MLGIGLVNMLVALDQTVVSTALPSIVAELHGFEYYAWIASAYLLASVVTVPVFGRLGDYFGRKRFVIAAVITFTVASVLCGLAPNMLFLALARGLQGVGGGMMVGTAFAAIPDLFPDPRTRVRWQVVLAAAYGIGTAAGPSLGGWMSQHWGWRSTFLVNLPVGAAALYFIWAHLPNLHRPREGGVKIDWLGAALVALVLGGFQSLIESVPKSGLSGGNIALGCVVVAGAAALLVCERRATHPILPLDIFRDPHLVTLFTLSFLAGFVMFSLIFFAPLLLQGGFGLSPQEAGLLATPIAACIAIGSFVNTRIVIHLRKPTKILTIGFSLLLVASVALAFARATTPHVWIELPMAAVGIGLGFVLNNMNVFGQEIAGRERFGITTALLQSTRMVGGMLGTSIVGTIVAHHYANVVTRTISVLGAGAAAQWQPRFADPRILVDEALRDTVLRELTAAGLDAPALFDAARDALVQSVHIGVMLTGVAALVAALLVRRIGHITFRRAGKG, encoded by the coding sequence ATGCTCGGCATCGGCCTCGTCAACATGCTGGTCGCGCTGGATCAGACCGTGGTCAGCACGGCGCTGCCGTCCATCGTCGCGGAACTGCACGGCTTCGAGTATTACGCGTGGATCGCGAGTGCCTATCTGCTGGCCTCCGTCGTCACGGTGCCCGTGTTCGGGCGGCTCGGCGACTACTTCGGGCGCAAGCGCTTCGTCATCGCGGCGGTGATCACGTTCACCGTGGCGTCCGTGCTGTGCGGGCTCGCGCCGAACATGCTGTTTCTCGCGCTGGCGCGCGGGCTGCAAGGCGTCGGCGGCGGCATGATGGTCGGCACCGCGTTCGCCGCGATTCCCGATCTGTTCCCCGATCCGCGCACGCGCGTGCGCTGGCAAGTGGTGCTCGCGGCGGCCTACGGCATCGGCACGGCGGCGGGACCGTCGCTCGGCGGCTGGATGAGCCAGCACTGGGGCTGGCGTTCGACCTTCCTCGTCAATCTGCCGGTCGGCGCGGCGGCGCTGTACTTCATCTGGGCGCATCTGCCGAATCTGCACCGGCCGCGCGAAGGCGGCGTGAAGATCGACTGGCTCGGCGCGGCGCTCGTCGCGCTCGTGCTCGGCGGGTTTCAGTCGCTGATCGAGTCCGTGCCGAAAAGCGGCCTCTCGGGCGGCAACATCGCGCTCGGCTGCGTGGTCGTGGCGGGCGCGGCGGCGCTCTTGGTCTGCGAACGGCGCGCGACGCATCCGATCCTGCCGCTCGACATCTTCCGCGATCCGCATCTGGTCACGCTGTTCACGCTGTCGTTTCTCGCGGGCTTCGTGATGTTCTCGCTGATCTTCTTCGCGCCGCTGCTGTTGCAGGGCGGCTTCGGGCTGTCGCCGCAGGAAGCCGGTCTGCTCGCGACGCCGATTGCCGCGTGCATCGCCATCGGCAGCTTCGTGAACACGCGCATCGTGATCCATCTGCGCAAGCCGACGAAGATTCTGACCATCGGCTTTTCGCTCTTGCTGGTGGCGTCGGTTGCGCTGGCGTTTGCGCGCGCCACGACGCCGCACGTGTGGATCGAATTGCCGATGGCCGCGGTCGGCATCGGCCTGGGCTTCGTGCTCAACAACATGAACGTGTTCGGCCAGGAAATAGCGGGCCGCGAGCGCTTCGGCATCACGACGGCGCTGCTGCAATCGACGCGCATGGTGGGCGGCATGCTCGGCACGAGCATCGTGGGGACGATCGTCGCGCATCATTACGCGAACGTCGTGACGCGCACGATCAGCGTGCTCGGCGCGGGGGCGGCGGCGCAGTGGCAGCCGCGTTTCGCCGACCCGCGTATTCTCGTCGACGAAGCGTTGCGCGACACCGTGCTGCGCGAGCTGACGGCGGCGGGGCTCGACGCGCCCGCGCTCTTCGACGCTGCCCGCGATGCGCTCGTGCAGTCGGTGCACATCGGCGTCATGCTGACGGGCGTGGCCGCGCTCGTCGCGGCGCTCCTCGTGCGGCGCATCGGGCATATCACGTTCCGGCGGGCCGGCAAGGGCTGA
- the folE gene encoding GTP cyclohydrolase I FolE, producing MSAPHTHHLTGSDMPAESADRPTREEAEAAVRVLLRWAGDDPRREGLLDTPARVVRSYEEFFAGYAENPHEILARTFSEVQGYDEMIVLKDIRFESYCEHHMVPIIGRAHVAYLPNKRVVGISKLARLVDAFAKRLQIQEKMTAQIADTLEEVLQPLGVGVILEAAHQCMSTRGVHKAGVSMVTSRMLGSFRDDPSTRREFLAIVGQQSGFSVSNT from the coding sequence ATGAGCGCCCCGCACACCCATCATCTCACCGGCTCGGACATGCCCGCTGAATCAGCCGATCGTCCGACGCGCGAGGAAGCCGAAGCCGCCGTGCGCGTGCTCCTGCGCTGGGCCGGCGACGATCCGCGCCGCGAGGGTCTTCTCGACACGCCGGCGCGCGTCGTCCGTTCCTACGAGGAGTTTTTCGCAGGCTACGCCGAGAACCCGCACGAGATTCTCGCGCGTACGTTTTCCGAAGTGCAGGGCTACGACGAGATGATCGTGCTCAAGGACATTCGCTTCGAGAGCTATTGCGAGCATCACATGGTGCCGATCATCGGCCGCGCGCACGTCGCCTATCTGCCGAACAAGCGCGTCGTCGGCATCTCGAAGCTCGCGCGTCTCGTCGACGCTTTCGCCAAGCGCCTGCAGATTCAGGAGAAGATGACCGCGCAGATAGCCGATACGCTCGAAGAAGTGCTGCAACCGCTCGGCGTCGGCGTGATTCTGGAAGCCGCGCATCAGTGCATGTCCACGCGCGGCGTGCATAAGGCAGGCGTCTCGATGGTGACCTCGCGCATGCTCGGCTCGTTCCGCGACGACCCTTCCACGCGGCGCGAGTTTCTCGCCATCGTCGGACAGCAGTCGGGCTTCAGCGTGTCGAATACCTGA
- a CDS encoding GNAT family N-acetyltransferase produces the protein MEWTRGEWRVTTDVASFDFDVIHRYLSEVAYWSPGVARETVERAARHSLAFGLFEGARQIGYARMVTDTATFAYLADVFVLPERQGAGLGKWMIECVMAHPDLQGLRRMMLVTSDAHGLYTRFGFRASAHPERIMEKIAKA, from the coding sequence ATGGAATGGACTCGTGGCGAATGGCGCGTGACGACGGACGTCGCTTCGTTCGACTTCGACGTGATTCACCGCTATCTGAGCGAAGTGGCGTACTGGTCGCCGGGCGTCGCGCGGGAAACCGTCGAGCGCGCGGCGCGTCATTCGCTCGCGTTCGGCCTCTTCGAAGGCGCGCGGCAGATCGGCTATGCACGCATGGTTACCGATACCGCGACCTTCGCCTATCTCGCGGACGTTTTCGTGCTGCCCGAGCGTCAGGGCGCGGGCCTCGGCAAGTGGATGATCGAATGCGTGATGGCGCATCCCGACTTGCAGGGCTTGCGCCGCATGATGCTCGTCACGTCCGACGCGCACGGGCTCTATACGCGCTTCGGCTTTCGCGCGAGCGCCCATCCCGAGCGGATCATGGAGAAGATCGCGAAGGCTTAA
- a CDS encoding helix-turn-helix domain-containing protein — MSDSTSMRRRAAHCSSCAMRHLCMPEGLCANDVSRLENIISVTRKIRRGEALFRTGDPFDSLYAVRSGSLKTLVTHDGSRDGGRERVTGLLLAGDALGLDGIGDGRHTCDAVALEDSTVCVVPYALFERMCRETDALQRRMHRMMSQAINRESDHVVRLGMLRADERVARLLLDMSARLARRGYAATEFTMRMTRDDIGSYLGMTLETVSRTLSRFDKLGLIEAHGKSIRIRDFERLRSI, encoded by the coding sequence ATGTCCGATTCGACTTCCATGCGGCGCCGAGCCGCGCATTGTTCGAGCTGCGCCATGCGCCATCTTTGCATGCCCGAAGGGCTGTGCGCGAACGACGTCTCGCGGCTGGAGAACATCATCTCCGTCACGCGCAAGATACGGCGCGGCGAGGCGCTATTCCGCACGGGCGACCCGTTCGATTCGCTCTACGCCGTGCGCTCGGGCTCGCTCAAGACGCTCGTCACGCATGACGGCAGCCGCGACGGCGGCCGCGAGCGCGTCACCGGGCTGTTACTCGCGGGCGACGCGCTGGGCCTCGACGGCATCGGCGACGGGCGGCACACGTGCGACGCGGTGGCGCTGGAAGACAGCACGGTCTGCGTCGTGCCGTACGCGCTTTTCGAGCGCATGTGCCGCGAAACGGACGCGCTTCAGCGGCGCATGCACCGCATGATGAGCCAGGCGATCAACCGCGAATCGGACCATGTCGTGCGACTCGGCATGCTGCGCGCCGACGAACGCGTCGCGCGCCTTCTGCTCGACATGTCGGCGCGGCTCGCGCGGCGCGGCTATGCGGCGACGGAGTTCACCATGCGCATGACGCGCGACGACATCGGCAGCTATCTCGGCATGACGCTCGAAACCGTGAGCCGCACGCTGTCGCGCTTCGACAAGCTCGGGCTCATCGAGGCGCACGGCAAATCCATCCGTATTCGCGATTTCGAGCGCCTGCGCAGTATCTGA